From the Alphaproteobacteria bacterium genome, the window GGCCTCCGTTGGTGAAGCTGCACACACATACAAAGGCACAATCATTAGTGCCCGTAAAATTGAGGTTGGTGAAGCAGAGCGTCTTCAGGACAACACAACCGGTATGGCTGTGGGTGGCATTGCGGGGGGTGTTGCAGGCTCACAAATTGGTAAAGGATCTGGGAGTGTCTTAGCTGCCGCCGGTGGTGCGCTTTTAGGTGGACTTGCTGGCTCTTATGCACAAGATGAGCTCTCAAGACAATCAGGTGTGGAATATTCTGTTCAGCTGACCAATGGTCAAATCATGACAGTTGTTCAAGGGGATGAAGAGGTTTATCAACCGGGTCAAGCTGTGCTGGTGATTGTATCCAAAAAAGGTCGATCACGAATTGTGCCGGATCAAACAGCGGGCCGAGGTGACTATCACAAAATAATCAATATGCAGGCGTTCCCGTTGCAACAACGCAGCGCTCTCCTACTAAACGCGTTCAACAACCGTCTAAAAAAGCAGGGGGCAAGAATAAAGACATTCTATGTGCCCCAAGAAGGCGTCAAGTATGTTAACGTAACAGTTGATGAAGAATAGGAAGGAAAAATTATGTCTCTTGAAAAAGTAACAGATACCACTTTTGACGAAATCGTTCTAAAAAGTTCAACGCCTACTGTTGTGGACTTTTGGGCAGAATGGTGTGGACCTTGCCGCGCTTTAATGCCGGTTCTTGAAGAGGCATCTGCTGAACTGGGTTCGGATGCTCAGATTGTTAAATTAAACATTGATGAAAACCCTGAGAAAGCCGGTCAATACGGTGTGCGGGGTATTCCTACATTGATGTTGTTCAAAAACGGTGAGCTTGTCCAAACGCATGTGGGCAGTATGCCTAAATCAAAAATTATCGAGTGGGTTAAATCTTCTTGAAGAAATAAATCTCTCAGTGCTTGAAAGAGGTCATTGCTCTTTTGACCATTTCAGCACTCTCATCTCTGACATCAACTTTATTATTAAGGGATGAAGCTTGAAGATGCTTGATTCTTCTTTATTTAATCACTATATTATAAACGTTAACGTTTGTTGACTATGACGATAAACGGCTTGTGAAATAAGCGATATGGACCCGGGGGCGGTACCCGGCATCTCCACCAAAAATGAGGGGGATGAAACAGGATCGACATGCGTGGTAAAGATAAGTTTTTCGTTCGGCAAGTACCACCGTTATCGGACTATTGTTATAAGTGCTAACAAAAACAATGGTCGCCGTGGACCCGCTAACGCG encodes:
- the trxA gene encoding thioredoxin; the encoded protein is MSLEKVTDTTFDEIVLKSSTPTVVDFWAEWCGPCRALMPVLEEASAELGSDAQIVKLNIDENPEKAGQYGVRGIPTLMLFKNGELVQTHVGSMPKSKIIEWVKSS